GGAACTCTTCCGCGGCTGGGCAAACGGAAGACCTGCCGATGGTGGCGAAGTCGCCCTACGCGGCGGCGAAACTCGCGGGCGAACTGTACATGCAGGCGTTCGCACACACTTACGGCTTGGAAACCGTGCGTCTGCGGTTCTTCAACATCTTCGGCCCGCGCCAGCGCTCCGACAGCCCGTACTCGGGAGTCATCGCGCTGTTCACCGCAGCGATGGCAGCGGGACGTACCCCGAGCATCCAGGGCGATGGCACTCAATCACGCGACTTCACGTTCGTGGCGAACGCGGTGCAAGCGCTCACGCGGGCTGCGGCGGCTCCGAACGTCTCGGGCAACGTCTACAACGTGGGCACCGGGCGGAGCGTGACGCTACTGCAACTGGTTGAGGCACTGAACCGCATCTTCAAAACGAATCTCGCTCCGACGTTTGCTTCGCCGCGAGCGGGTGACGTGAAGTTCTCGCAGGCCGACATCAGTCGCACGCGGGCCGATTTGGGTTACGACCCGGCGGTGACCTTCGAGGATGGACTTCGAGCCACGGTGGATGCCTTTCTTGCGACCACCGGCCGGACTTCTACCGAATCTCGCTAACTGAGGAACGGCGCACGAGCAGCGCGGGCCAATGACCCGCGCTGCTCGTTTCGGAATGGCTCGGTCATTTCTCCAACGGCTTCAAGTACGACTTGGCGTTCGGTTGTGGTGCGTTGGGCTTATCCTTTTCGCTGGGTTCTCGCATCTTCTTGTCGAAGGCTTCTGCCTCGGCCAAACTGATGAGATCGTCGTGATCGGCGTCGATCGCGTCGAACTCTTCCTTGGTGCCCACGTACTCTGTTCGAGACACGTCACCGTCGCCGTTGCGGTCCATCTTGCGGAACCACAGTGGCCCCTTTGTGGGGATGACCACCTGGTTCTGGTTGACGTTGAACACCTGGGACGCCTGTTGAACATAAACCCGGTCGAAGGTACGCGCGAGCCGCAGCGCGACCGAGGGCTGAATGATGTTCTTGGTGAGCACTTCGGCCCCCGGTTCTTCCAGCACAACGAGTCGCGTCCAGGCCGTGCGCAGCTCGCGCACGCTCAGGCGCCCGTCGCGGTTCTCGTCGAGCAGTTGGAACAGTGTGGGCGTTTGTATCGTCGGCGTCAGGCTCAGGCTGAGGTTGCGGAAGCTGTCCTGAAGGTCGAAGTACGCATCGAACTCTTCTTTGGTCATCTTCCCGTCACCGTTGCGGTCGGCGGCGTCGAAGAGAACGCGGACGAACTGGAACTGAACCGCGTTCGGGCCGGTCAGATCCTTGTCTTCAACATACTTTTTTGTGCCCGCGGCTTGCGTGAAGAGGTAGGCGTACTGCTGTTTCAGCGTGCCCTGTGAATACTGGGCGACGGGTGCGAAGGCCCAGAAGTCGATCGGCTGTTTGCCGACGTGGAGCACGATGCGCCCGTTTTCCACTTGCTTCATGACGAATCCGTGAGCCGCTGCCTCCTTTTCGTTGACCAGCTTCGCAACGCAATCGACGGCCCGCGGTGCCAGCGAGAGGGTGATGGCGAGGTCCGGTTCGCCGGTCCGCCACACGTCCAGTTCTTCACCGTCGAGGGAGCCGTTCCCGTCCTTGTCCAGCGTCCGGAACGTCAGATCGTCGAAGCCGACTTCGGCCTGTGTCAACTCAAAGTCGCCGTTCTTGTCGTAGCGCTTGATGCCCTGCTGTGTGATTGCCCCCGGACCCCGCCCGGCACGGTACACGACGACCTTTTGCGACCTCGCGCCGGTCGGGTCCCCGCCGTTGGGTGGTTGCGCGACTTGTCCCCGGAACCCGCCGAAGTTCGGGTCGAACAGTTCCGGCGAGAGTTCCTGCATGCTCAGGCACTCGTCCTCATCCGAGTCGCGGGTGGCGAGCAGTTTCTCGACGGCCTTGACCTCATCCTTCGTCAGTTTCCCGTCGCCGTTGGCGTCGAGCATTTTGAAGATGGCTTCGGTCACTGACACGTTCTGGGCGTTGTCCGGTTGAACCGGTTGCTCGCGCAGGAGTTGCTCGGCGGTGCGCTTGTAGTACGCGACGAACTCGTCGAACGAAACCTTGCCGTCTCCGTCTTTATCAAGGGTACCGAGAGTGGGGGCGCCGGTCGCGCCCGGCTGGTAGAAACCGTTCGCGAGTAACTGCACCATTCCCTGATCGGAGAAAACGAACCGCGTTTCCTTTTCGTTGAGGAACCCGTCGCCGTCGCGGTCGCAAAAATCGAACGCCTTCTGCAACCGGTCGAGCCACAGTTCGCTCATCAGCTTGCCCTCTTGGAAGATGGACACGCGGACGCGAACCGGGCGCTGGTTGGTGAACGTCAACACCTCGAAGGTATCGCTCACCGCCGTCGTTTTAGGCGCTTTTCCCCGTGGAGCGGGGGCGAGCGCCGGTGCGTCTGGCTTCAACGCACCAACTTGGGACGCCTTCCCCCGCGGGGCGGGGGCGAGGGTGGGGGCGTCCGGCACGGCGAGAACCGAGCCGGTTAGCCCCGCGACCGCCACAGCGGACAGGAGGAGGCGCTTCACGCGAGCACCTCCGTGACGGGCTTGGCGCCCTTGTCGACGATCCGGATCGGGCGCCCGACGTTCGACATGTTCTGCTTCTCGAAGTCGATGCCCAGAGCCGAGCAGACCGTCGCGAGGAAGTCCACCGCGGGGGTGACGCGCTCTTCGACCGTGGTGCCGTCCTTACTCGTCTTGCCAACGGCCTGGCCGCCCTTGACGCCGCCGCCCGCGATGACCGTGCTCCAGGCGTTCGGGTAGTGGTCGCGGCCCTTGCCCTGATTGATCTTCGGCGTGCGCCCGAACTCACCGGCCCACACGATGGTGGTGGTTTCGAGCAGCCCGCGGTCCTTGAGATCGTCCATCAGCGCGGCCCAGGCCGCATCGAGCGTGCCGGACAAGCCCTTCACGAGATCGAAATTCTGGCCGTGTGTGTCCCAGTTACCGAGCGTGACCTCGATGAACGGCACGCCTTTTTCGACCAACCGACGGGCCAACAGGCACCCCTGGCCGAACAGGTTTCGACCGTACTTGTCGCGCGTCGCGTTCTTCTCTTGCGTCAGGTCGAACACCTTACCGCCTTCGGACTGCATAAGGCGGATGGCCCGGTCGTAGGCGGCGGCGTGGCTCTTGGCCATCGAACCGGGCCGCGTGGTGGCGAACTCTTCTTGCATGTCGCGGAGCATGTCGAGCCGGGCCGCGCTCGTGGGTTCATCAATGTTTTTCGGGCGGTCCAGGTCGGCGACCTTCAGGATTTGGTCGATGTTCCCGCCCTGACCGTTGTTGAACTGGCCGTCGCCGACGATGAGCGGCGCGTGAACCGGCCCGAGGAAGCCGGGACCGAAGGCGTCCATCGCGAAGAACCGCTGCGGCGCGATGCTGATGAAATTCGGCAGTTCGGACTTTGGGTCGCCGAGTTCCTTCGAGACCAGCGAGCCGATGCTGGGGTACTGGATGCCCGCGAAGCCGGGCAATTGGCCCGTGCGGAGCAAGTACGTACCGCGGGCGTGGTCGCCTTCTTTCGTGGACATCCCGCGGAGGACGGCGAGGTTCTTCCCGTGCTTCGCGAGCTTCGGCAGGTGCTCGCTGATCTTCAGTGCCGGTGCCGCTTCGATCTCCTTGTACGGCCCGCCGTTCTCGTGACCCGGCTTCAAGTCCCAGAGGTCGATCGTGCTCGGCCCGCCGTTCATCCACAACAGAATGCACGAGCGCTTCGGCTTGGTGTTCTTTTCCTCAGCTGCCCGCGCGAGTTGGCCCATCCACCCGGACATGGATACTGCGGTGCTCACCGCACCGACGCGGAGCAGATGACGACGGTCGAGGTTCATCTGGGACATGGGTCGGCTCCTCGGAAGTGGATCAGGTATTTGGCACTTGGTATTTCATTCAGCGCCGCGCCCATGTGGGCACGGCGCTAAGAGATCAATGGTTGAAAAGAAATTCGGAGCTGTTGAGCAGAACCCAGAACACGTCGGCGAGAGCTTGTTTCTTGTCGTTCTTCGCGCCGCCGCGGTCCACGTAGCTAGCGTATTTCTCTAATTCTTCCGGCGTCGGGTTGCGGGCGAACGCGGTCAGGAACAGGTTGCTCACGCGCTGGTTCGTGTCCCAGCCCGGCATGTCCACGATCGCGGCGAGTAACTCGCTCCGGGCGAGATCGGTCTGGTCGCCGATGAACCGACCGTTCATCAGCATCAGTGCTTGAAGGATCGTGGTGTTGGTTTCCGTCGCCCGCTCGGTGTTGGCGAACTGGGCGAGGAACTGGCTGCGCGGGTTGTTGGGCTGCACGAACCCGAAGTTCTGCTGGTTCCGCATGAAGGCCGGTTCGCGGAAGCCGGTCGCGGACACGAGCGTGTCGAACAGTTGCGACGGCGTGAGCCCTTTCAGATTCATCTTGGCGAATCGGCGCGGGTCGGCCTGGCCCGGGTGCGTCATCTTGCTCGACAGTTGGTAGGCCTTTGTGCGGGTGATGGCCCGGATCAGGAGTTGGTTGTCGAACCCGTTTTCGGCGAACGCCGCGCCGAGATCCTTGAGCAGTTCCGGGTGGCTCGCGGGGTTGTTTTCGCCCGGTTCATCAACCGGGTCCACGATGCCGATCCCGAAGAAGTGCGCCCACACCCGGTTCGCCATGTTTTTCGCGAAGAACGGATTCTTCGTGCTAACAAGCCAGTTCGCTAGTTCCTGGCGCGGGGACTTTTCCAGCGACCACTGGGGACTGGTACCGTCGAAGAAGGTCGCGGTGACCTTGCGGTCCGTGCCCATGACGCCGATCCGGTTGCGATCGGCTTGCGGTTGAAGCGGCCCAATGAACCCGGGGCGCTGGCCGGTGAGCGGGTTCATTTCCGCGAAGAATGCGGCGAACTGCCAGAACTGGTCGCGGGTATACGGTGCGAACGGGTGGTCGTGGCACTGGGCGCATTCGAGCTTCATCCCGAGGAACAGCCGGCTCACGGCGGAGCCGACGTTTTCGGGCTTGCCCTCGTTCGCGGAATAGAACCCCACGATGTTGTTCGCGTCCTGGTCGTTGCCCGTGGCCTGCACGAAGCGGAAGTCCGGGTTCTGTGCGTTAACTGTCAGCCCGACGGTCATGATCCGCTTCACGACCTGATCGACGGGCGTGTTCTCGCGGTACTGCTTCCGGAGCCACGTCTCGAACTGGATGCCGAACTGCGTGAGCTGGAAGTTGGTCGCGGCTTGTGGGAGCCACTGTGCCCGCGCGACGGACGCGAAGTGGCTCGCGTGGCCCGGCATGCGGAGCAGGTGGTCAACGAGCCTTTGGCGCTTGTCCGGCGCCGTGCTCTCGATGAACTCGCGCGCCTCGGACGCCTTCGGCGCGCGCCCGACGACATCGAGGTACACGCGGCGCACGAACTCGGCGTCGTCGGTCTGTTCGGCGGGGATCAGCCCGCGGGCCTCCCAGTCTTTGGCGAGGTGCCGGTCGATCATGGCGGCCAGAACGTCGGCCGGGTCTTTCACCAACTTCGGTGTGGGCGCGACTTCGGCACCGTAACTGAAAGTCGGGAAAACGAGTGCGGCGAGGGCCGCCGCGACTCGAAGGCGCGCAGGCATGTTGTCCTCACTTCTGCGAGACAAACGCTCTAGCAATCTGGAGAGGAAGACGGTCGGTTTCTCCGAAACTAACCCCGTTTTCGCGTGTTACAAATCACTTCTTGACACGCTTCAGAACGAACTTGGCGGTCTGAGACTCTTTCTCCGTGGCCGCGTCGAAGTTCGCCGGGCGCCGACTGCCCTCGCCCAGATAGACGACGACCGTGAGCGCATCTTTCTCGACTTTGAAAATGGCTTCGTTGGTCACCCCGGATT
This region of Gemmata massiliana genomic DNA includes:
- a CDS encoding DUF1501 domain-containing protein; this encodes MSQMNLDRRHLLRVGAVSTAVSMSGWMGQLARAAEEKNTKPKRSCILLWMNGGPSTIDLWDLKPGHENGGPYKEIEAAPALKISEHLPKLAKHGKNLAVLRGMSTKEGDHARGTYLLRTGQLPGFAGIQYPSIGSLVSKELGDPKSELPNFISIAPQRFFAMDAFGPGFLGPVHAPLIVGDGQFNNGQGGNIDQILKVADLDRPKNIDEPTSAARLDMLRDMQEEFATTRPGSMAKSHAAAYDRAIRLMQSEGGKVFDLTQEKNATRDKYGRNLFGQGCLLARRLVEKGVPFIEVTLGNWDTHGQNFDLVKGLSGTLDAAWAALMDDLKDRGLLETTTIVWAGEFGRTPKINQGKGRDHYPNAWSTVIAGGGVKGGQAVGKTSKDGTTVEERVTPAVDFLATVCSALGIDFEKQNMSNVGRPIRIVDKGAKPVTEVLA
- a CDS encoding NAD-dependent epimerase/dehydratase family protein is translated as MSELSLVTGGAGFIGSHLVEELVRRGSPVRVLDDFSTGLRSNISQHTNVEVVEGSLTDVDAVMRAVQGAGVIYHLGALASVARSVESPAVTHAACATGTLNLLDAARKSGIRRVVFAASSSAYGGNSSAAGQTEDLPMVAKSPYAAAKLAGELYMQAFAHTYGLETVRLRFFNIFGPRQRSDSPYSGVIALFTAAMAAGRTPSIQGDGTQSRDFTFVANAVQALTRAAAAPNVSGNVYNVGTGRSVTLLQLVEALNRIFKTNLAPTFASPRAGDVKFSQADISRTRADLGYDPAVTFEDGLRATVDAFLATTGRTSTESR
- a CDS encoding EF-hand domain-containing protein encodes the protein MKRLLLSAVAVAGLTGSVLAVPDAPTLAPAPRGKASQVGALKPDAPALAPAPRGKAPKTTAVSDTFEVLTFTNQRPVRVRVSIFQEGKLMSELWLDRLQKAFDFCDRDGDGFLNEKETRFVFSDQGMVQLLANGFYQPGATGAPTLGTLDKDGDGKVSFDEFVAYYKRTAEQLLREQPVQPDNAQNVSVTEAIFKMLDANGDGKLTKDEVKAVEKLLATRDSDEDECLSMQELSPELFDPNFGGFRGQVAQPPNGGDPTGARSQKVVVYRAGRGPGAITQQGIKRYDKNGDFELTQAEVGFDDLTFRTLDKDGNGSLDGEELDVWRTGEPDLAITLSLAPRAVDCVAKLVNEKEAAAHGFVMKQVENGRIVLHVGKQPIDFWAFAPVAQYSQGTLKQQYAYLFTQAAGTKKYVEDKDLTGPNAVQFQFVRVLFDAADRNGDGKMTKEEFDAYFDLQDSFRNLSLSLTPTIQTPTLFQLLDENRDGRLSVRELRTAWTRLVVLEEPGAEVLTKNIIQPSVALRLARTFDRVYVQQASQVFNVNQNQVVIPTKGPLWFRKMDRNGDGDVSRTEYVGTKEEFDAIDADHDDLISLAEAEAFDKKMREPSEKDKPNAPQPNAKSYLKPLEK
- a CDS encoding DUF1553 domain-containing protein — protein: MPARLRVAAALAALVFPTFSYGAEVAPTPKLVKDPADVLAAMIDRHLAKDWEARGLIPAEQTDDAEFVRRVYLDVVGRAPKASEAREFIESTAPDKRQRLVDHLLRMPGHASHFASVARAQWLPQAATNFQLTQFGIQFETWLRKQYRENTPVDQVVKRIMTVGLTVNAQNPDFRFVQATGNDQDANNIVGFYSANEGKPENVGSAVSRLFLGMKLECAQCHDHPFAPYTRDQFWQFAAFFAEMNPLTGQRPGFIGPLQPQADRNRIGVMGTDRKVTATFFDGTSPQWSLEKSPRQELANWLVSTKNPFFAKNMANRVWAHFFGIGIVDPVDEPGENNPASHPELLKDLGAAFAENGFDNQLLIRAITRTKAYQLSSKMTHPGQADPRRFAKMNLKGLTPSQLFDTLVSATGFREPAFMRNQQNFGFVQPNNPRSQFLAQFANTERATETNTTILQALMLMNGRFIGDQTDLARSELLAAIVDMPGWDTNQRVSNLFLTAFARNPTPEELEKYASYVDRGGAKNDKKQALADVFWVLLNSSEFLFNH